A window of Borreliella garinii genomic DNA:
AAAGCCAATTTCATTACAATATTATTACTAAATTTATCTAAAATAAAAAAATAAGAATAATAACTAATATCTTTAATAGAATTAAAGTAATCCTTAGTATGAATACCGGTTTTAAATTTGCCATTTCCTAACGGTTTATATAAACTAATCTCAATTTTCATTGCTTCATCTAAAGATCTAATAAAAATTGAAGAAGCACTAATATTACATGAAAATAAAAAAAATAAAGGTAAAAAGGAAATTAAAATTTTTTTCATACAAGATTCTCATGAAATATACTAATATTAATTAAAAGCTTACATAAAAAGTATAACAAATTCTTCAATAATTAAAATCATAAAGAATATAATTATTGCACTAGAATTACATTTATATAAAATTACTTAAGGAATAAAAAATGAAGTACCTTAAAAATATTTCCTTATTTTTATTAATTTTAGGTTGCAAATCCATCCCAAATGGGAATTTCAATCTACATGATACAAGTCATAAATTAGGAAAACTAAAATTTCAAGAAGACTCAATAATAAGCAGAAATTATGACAATAAAATATCTATTGTGGGAATATATAATCCTTTATTAGAAAAAGAAAATTTTAAAGTTAATATTTACATCGAAAAAAAAGGATTACAAATAAATCCTGAAAGCGTTTTGATAAATGAGGAAAAAATTAATTATTTAAAATATCAAGCAGAGCTTAAAGTAAAATCCAGCTTTAATAAAAGCATTATTAGTATTTCAATAACTAATTCAAGAGATCTATTAACCCACATTTATGATAAAAGCATAGGGAAATACATTAACATTGACTTTCAGGACAATTGGAATGTACCTTATAGCACAAAATTTAATAAGGAGTATATTTTAGAATATTTAACAGATTTTGATAAAGAAACTAAAATATCCAAAAATATATTACAAAAACGCATTGATAATAGAAAAATTGAAATTGAAAAAACAGAGCTTAAAACAGAATATAATGAAATAGAGGATTATTACATCTACAGTATGAAAATCCCAAAATTATTTGAAAAATCAAACACACCTTTAGAAACTTACGAAACATTTATTGTAGCAAATTATTACCCTTGTGAAAATTTAAATATTTTGTTTTTAAATTTAAACTTATACTCAGATCAATTGCGCTTTCTAAACTCTATTTATGATGAAAATGATAGAAAATTAAAAATTGAGCCTCCTATTAGAACTTTAAAGGATTCAAAAACAATAAAAGAAACATTAAATATAGTATTAAGTCCACAAAAAATAATCGAGCTTACAAAAAACATTGAAAAAGATATTACTTTAAAATTAAAATCTTACGGAGAAAAGGGTGAATTCATATTTGAAATATATAAACCACTTCTTCTAAAATTTTTAAAAGAAGTGGATCATTGCATAAAAAATTTGCAATCAAATCGGCAAGATTCAATAAGTTAAAATTTATGCCTACTTGATTGCAAATTCACCAATAAAACTTTACTTTTTTTAATAAGTATATTATCATTAACTTCAATGCTTAATGCAATAAAAGATCAAACGATAGGAGCTTAAAATGTATCAATTAACAACTAATAAGATGCCTTTTAATAAAGTGGTAGACCGAAGATTGAAAATATTTTGGGTAATTCAAAAACTAAGCGCTAACTACTTCATATCTAAAAAAAAATATTCTCTAGGCAATGTTGTAGTAATGACAAATTCTATATTGGAAAAAAAAGGTTTTAAAAAGGTTACTAAAAGAACAATACAAAATGACATAAAAATTTTTGAAAATTTAGGATTAATTAAAAGTCATTTTAATCCACTTGGGAAAAACAATGGTAGCTTTACTTACTACACAATAAATAAAGCTCTTGAAAAATTAGCTAAAAAAATTATCAGTACAGCATATTTTATTAATAAAAAAATTAAACATGAAAAATCAAAAAACAAGGAACTAAAAAAATTTAAAATAATAGAAGAATCTCAAAAATATAAAATTTCATATCAAATAACTTCACATCTATTAAGTAATAATATAAGTAAAAATTATAAGAATTCTAATTATTCTTGTAAAAATCAAAAAATCAAAAAAACTATAAATTTCTTAGAAAAAGAAATAAAAAAAAAATCGAAAGAAATAAATCTTGAAGAAATCAAAAAAATCACAGAAAACATAATAAGTTACAAAAATTCACTATGGAACTTAAAAGACTTTTTGGAAGAACTATGTGAATATGAAGAAAGAAAAGTTATAAAATTCTTCAAAAGAACTTTAGAAAAAAAGAAAAAGAAAATATGGTTTATGGCAAAAAAATTCAAACATACCGATTTTAGTAAACTAATAAAAGAATTTAAAAGTAAAAACAAGATAAAAAGAAAATTAGAAAATGAAAATCAAATTAATACATCAAATGATATAAAAAATGCTATTGTATTGATGAAAAATCTAATAAAAAAACAAAAATATGATAAAAATCACCAAAAAGTAAAGTCAAAAAAATATAATGAAAAATAAAGAAACAAAAAAAGAATTTTTTAATAAAATCGAAAAACTAGAGAATAAAATTATTTATCATACAAAAATCTTTAGCATAATAAATAATTTTGAAGCAAAGCCACAAAAAGGAAAATTTTGGCTATGTCTTAGAAACGTCTTTAACAATAAAAAATATGAAAGCTTTCATTTATTCTCAACAAAAGAAAATGACAAATTTTTAGGAATTTTTTATGGTTTTATAAATATTTCAAAACCATTTATTATAAATTACACAGAAAAAGGAATAAAAAAAACTATAAGACTAAAAAAAATATTTTATATGGAATTCAAATTTAAAAAAGGAAGCGTTTTCTGTTACTTAAGAAGTCTATACATATTCACTAAAAATAAAAATAAAAATAAAATTTTTTATAAATCTCTTTTAGAGAGAACTTTAAAAATTGAAGAGGAAATACACAAATTTTACGGTAAAAAATATGAAAGTAATAAAGGAATATTAAATTGGATAAAAAAAAACCAAAAATAATTACAATTGCTTCAATTAAAGGTGGTGTCGGAAAAAGCACAACCTCATTAATGTTTACAAACATACTTTCAAGAAAAGGTAAAAAGATATTATTGATAGATTTGGATCCACAAGCAAGTAGTACAAGTTTTTATATTAATATTATAAGAAAAAAAAATCTTAGCATAAAAGACAATAATATATATAAAGTTCTTAAAAAAGAAATAGATATAGAAAATTCGATAATCAAAATAAATAAAAATACAGATTTCATAGCAAGCCACATAACTTTAAGTCAGTTTAATGAAGAAAGTATTTCATTGAAAGAAAATTTACTCAAAATTTTTTTAAGCTTTATTCAAAACAGATACGACTTTATCATAATGGATACAGCGCCTACATTGGGAAGTTTGCTCAATAATAGCTTAATAATAACAGACTACTTAATTATACCTTTACCAACAGATCAATGGGCAATTGAAAGTTTAGATCTAATAACTAGTAGGCTTA
This region includes:
- a CDS encoding ParA family protein codes for the protein MDKKKPKIITIASIKGGVGKSTTSLMFTNILSRKGKKILLIDLDPQASSTSFYINIIRKKNLSIKDNNIYKVLKKEIDIENSIIKINKNTDFIASHITLSQFNEESISLKENLLKIFLSFIQNRYDFIIMDTAPTLGSLLNNSLIITDYLIIPLPTDQWAIESLDLITSRLKDLFRKDLPIFYLITKFIERQNIDKELKNFIECEYKGRFLGSVPKRDNLRKTIFYREEFNSNEDYYKAYENILENFLSILSN
- a CDS encoding DUF226 domain-containing protein is translated as MKNKETKKEFFNKIEKLENKIIYHTKIFSIINNFEAKPQKGKFWLCLRNVFNNKKYESFHLFSTKENDKFLGIFYGFINISKPFIINYTEKGIKKTIRLKKIFYMEFKFKKGSVFCYLRSLYIFTKNKNKNKIFYKSLLERTLKIEEEIHKFYGKKYESNKGILNWIKKNQK
- a CDS encoding plasmid maintenance protein — translated: MYQLTTNKMPFNKVVDRRLKIFWVIQKLSANYFISKKKYSLGNVVVMTNSILEKKGFKKVTKRTIQNDIKIFENLGLIKSHFNPLGKNNGSFTYYTINKALEKLAKKIISTAYFINKKIKHEKSKNKELKKFKIIEESQKYKISYQITSHLLSNNISKNYKNSNYSCKNQKIKKTINFLEKEIKKKSKEINLEEIKKITENIISYKNSLWNLKDFLEELCEYEERKVIKFFKRTLEKKKKKIWFMAKKFKHTDFSKLIKEFKSKNKIKRKLENENQINTSNDIKNAIVLMKNLIKKQKYDKNHQKVKSKKYNEK